A genomic window from Planktothrix sp. FACHB-1365 includes:
- a CDS encoding type II toxin-antitoxin system Phd/YefM family antitoxin yields the protein MSTQIPYVDAQVNLNQLCDRVVETGEAVIITRPDGKNVALVSEAELSSLLETLYLLRSPANAARLTSALERSKTGTVQPQAINELYQRFGLEENDTGNEITSSS from the coding sequence ATGTCAACTCAAATTCCTTATGTCGATGCTCAGGTAAATCTGAATCAATTGTGTGATCGTGTTGTTGAAACAGGGGAAGCAGTGATCATTACTCGTCCTGATGGTAAAAATGTTGCACTTGTTTCTGAAGCTGAATTATCAAGTTTGCTGGAAACGTTGTATTTGTTGCGATCGCCTGCGAATGCTGCGCGCTTAACTTCAGCATTAGAACGTTCAAAGACAGGAACAGTTCAACCACAGGCAATCAATGAACTGTATCAGAGATTTGGACTTGAAGAGAATGATACTGGCAACGAGATTACATCCTCTAGTTAA
- a CDS encoding Fic family protein, with protein sequence METRETDLKHQGKNQTKINQSLVSARDDNLLGSSSQRYDKFIQQIIVLSQQKEFSLTALINRYLTMNYQLKLEQIDKLKTWLDGFRPFEPLIVAELKKLYDVRFTYNSNAIEGNTLTQSETELVLTKGITVGGKTLDEHLEVIGHKEAIDYIEGLAQKDRSINEWEIKQIHNLILRKINPNEAGSYRTLDVMAAGTNYRYPPHYLLSQLMRDFVIWLNSETALKLHPVEYATIAHSRFVSIHPFRDGNGRTARLLMNLLLIRAGYPIVVIHNQIRNDYINALAYGQQNQDNLGQLFDLVCDAALTSLMETLRLLVTATSSREKGQGFYQEITDYIDNYFRFSKL encoded by the coding sequence ATGGAGACAAGAGAAACTGATCTTAAGCACCAGGGTAAAAATCAAACTAAAATTAATCAGTCTTTGGTTAGTGCCAGGGATGATAATTTGTTGGGATCTTCTTCTCAACGCTATGATAAATTTATTCAACAAATCATCGTTTTAAGTCAGCAAAAAGAATTTTCGTTAACCGCTTTAATCAATCGCTATTTAACGATGAATTATCAACTTAAATTAGAGCAAATCGACAAACTAAAAACTTGGTTAGATGGCTTTAGACCGTTTGAACCCCTGATTGTCGCTGAACTTAAAAAACTTTATGATGTCCGATTTACTTATAATTCTAATGCTATTGAAGGGAATACGTTAACTCAAAGTGAAACCGAGTTAGTTTTAACAAAAGGGATTACCGTTGGGGGCAAAACCCTCGACGAACATTTAGAAGTAATTGGACATAAGGAGGCGATTGATTATATTGAAGGTTTAGCCCAAAAAGATAGGTCAATTAATGAATGGGAAATTAAACAAATCCACAATCTAATTCTCCGAAAAATCAACCCCAATGAAGCGGGGAGTTATCGGACTTTAGATGTAATGGCAGCCGGAACAAATTATCGTTATCCTCCCCATTATTTACTCTCTCAATTAATGAGAGATTTTGTAATCTGGCTCAACTCAGAAACAGCTTTAAAACTCCATCCGGTCGAGTATGCAACAATCGCCCATTCTCGCTTTGTTTCGATTCATCCTTTTCGCGATGGCAATGGTCGAACGGCTAGATTATTAATGAATTTACTATTAATTCGTGCGGGTTATCCGATTGTAGTCATTCATAACCAAATTCGCAATGATTATATTAATGCGTTGGCTTATGGACAACAAAACCAAGATAATTTAGGGCAGCTTTTTGACTTGGTTTGTGATGCTGCTCTGACTTCACTGATGGAAACGTTAAGGTTATTGGTTACTGCAACGAGTAGTCGGGAAAAAGGGCAGGGTTTTTATCAGGAAATTACGGATTATATTGATAATTATTTTAGATTTTCTAAGTTATAG
- a CDS encoding GH1 family beta-glucosidase, translated as MVSDQFPPDFMWGVATASYQIEGAVAEGGRKPSVWDTFSQTPGRVLNGETGNPACDHYHRYETDIQLMVELGIKHYRFSIAWPRIIPDGRGTVNEAGLDFYQRLVDSLLKNGITPHATLFHWDSPQALEDLYGSWRSREMAQDFADYVAVVVNKLGDRITSWMTINEIPCFTHLGYQVNALPPHAPGTVVSRAKDVWQTSHHALLAHGLGVQAIRANSTFPCTISLVDNCAVTVPITESPEDILAAQKAFALCGQNGGITFPALTGSYSPVLLELLGNEAPDILPGDLEIIHQPLDQLGLNIYSATYVRASDNSQGFEFLGLPKGYPRMNMPWLNIVPECIYWGIRHISETLDRSDLPILITESGCAAEDELTSQGEVIDTDRIMYLRQHFKSAYRALVEGYPLKGYFVWSLMDNFEWAWGYQRRFGLIYMDYITQKRIPKASFQWYAECIRQNRVV; from the coding sequence ATGGTGAGTGATCAATTTCCACCGGATTTTATGTGGGGAGTCGCCACAGCATCTTATCAAATTGAAGGTGCTGTGGCGGAGGGAGGACGAAAACCCAGTGTTTGGGATACCTTTAGTCAAACACCTGGACGGGTATTAAATGGAGAAACGGGTAATCCCGCTTGTGATCATTATCATCGTTATGAAACAGATATTCAACTGATGGTTGAATTAGGAATTAAACATTATCGATTTAGTATTGCTTGGCCGCGAATTATTCCCGATGGACGAGGAACTGTAAACGAAGCTGGACTGGATTTTTATCAACGTTTAGTCGATAGCTTATTAAAGAATGGAATTACCCCCCACGCTACTTTATTTCATTGGGATAGCCCCCAAGCTTTAGAGGATTTATATGGGTCTTGGCGCAGTCGAGAAATGGCTCAGGATTTTGCCGATTATGTGGCGGTTGTTGTTAATAAATTAGGCGATCGCATTACCTCTTGGATGACTATCAATGAAATTCCTTGTTTTACCCATTTAGGCTATCAAGTCAATGCTCTTCCTCCCCATGCACCGGGAACCGTTGTTTCCCGCGCTAAAGACGTTTGGCAAACCTCCCATCATGCCTTATTAGCACATGGGTTAGGAGTGCAAGCCATTCGAGCAAATTCGACGTTTCCTTGTACTATTTCTTTAGTCGATAATTGTGCGGTAACAGTTCCCATAACCGAAAGTCCAGAAGATATTTTAGCGGCTCAAAAAGCCTTTGCCCTTTGTGGTCAAAATGGGGGAATTACATTTCCGGCTTTAACCGGTTCCTATAGTCCCGTTTTATTGGAATTATTAGGAAATGAAGCCCCAGATATTTTACCCGGAGATTTAGAAATTATTCATCAACCCTTAGACCAATTAGGATTAAATATTTACTCAGCAACTTATGTCCGTGCATCTGATAATTCTCAGGGGTTTGAATTTTTAGGACTCCCCAAAGGATATCCTCGCATGAATATGCCTTGGTTGAATATTGTTCCTGAGTGTATTTATTGGGGAATTCGTCATATTAGTGAAACCTTAGATCGATCAGATTTACCTATTTTAATCACGGAAAGTGGCTGTGCAGCCGAAGATGAATTAACTTCCCAAGGAGAGGTGATTGATACGGATCGGATTATGTATTTACGTCAGCATTTTAAATCAGCTTATCGTGCCCTTGTTGAAGGATATCCCTTAAAAGGATATTTTGTTTGGAGTTTAATGGATAACTTTGAATGGGCCTGGGGTTATCAACGTCGTTTTGGCTTAATTTATATGGATTATATTACACAAAAACGTATCCCTAAAGCTAGTTTTCAATGGTATGCTGAATGTATTCGGCAAAATCGGGTGGTTTAG
- a CDS encoding CHAT domain-containing protein — protein MTQEFHISVTPVGDNEYLVRTEKVASGVPLAEEQVKWPVDEWLAHTRQLMNDPLLGLLEGQTVVPFRAVGKKTETQLTSDPPLLSLVELGQQLYHGLFQGTLRDSWTCAQAIAQNRRELLQLRLGLKGRRLSSLPWEVLHAADRPLATGTDVVFSRYQPGMNSMLHTQVRKPNQPLKILIAIAAPTDQNTLHLKREVLHLQEELRRENGRSRNTLEPTTPDIQLTILEQPDREQLTQALEQGQYQVFHYAGHSNLGASGGELYLVSRRTGLTETLSGDDLAGLLVNNGVQMVVLNSCRGAYGNTPNVSDDTAQLNLAEYAVKRGIPGVLAMAERIPDDVALTLTRLLYRNLNQGYPIDLSLSRARQGLISSYGSHQLYWALPILYLHREFDGYLTASQPHDSIVEVPEFLPLPSPPPEPGLKLKSPSKTLSLSEWDSMNEDDVEELLDDLVYDDNLGDLIEDRLDDFVPEDEGRNELGNTDFIGDFLRQSTVTDSTPKPTTVEKSDLLKLTSVSPKLTSSSSGITSVDGLKGKRLLWGLPLIFLALGFGIWFGQNQVLQSQRLDREGTSSETTLVRANSNQPQATDLKTANTDYVLGIAVEQFYQRNLLAAEEATTELLDRGALEKAKAALAAVQVQDLNHPIVNFLNGRLAWQSIQQGSADYKIDDVRRYWEKAAQQNPQSVEYKNALGFAYYTEGKLENAYQAWTQVLEISEPALVGKAKPGTANNTLTQVEQHDKLTAYAGLGLVWRKFSQTLPQKQQKFMLSKAAKFSDKVMSESPTEFKTNQLSQNWMWSKELIRDWQLLQENK, from the coding sequence ATGACTCAGGAATTTCACATTTCCGTCACCCCGGTTGGGGATAATGAATATTTAGTGCGAACGGAAAAAGTCGCATCCGGTGTTCCTTTAGCCGAAGAACAAGTTAAATGGCCTGTGGATGAATGGTTAGCCCACACTCGCCAATTGATGAATGATCCCCTTTTAGGGTTATTAGAAGGCCAAACAGTGGTTCCGTTTCGGGCTGTGGGGAAAAAAACAGAAACTCAATTAACCAGTGACCCCCCTTTATTAAGTTTAGTTGAATTGGGTCAACAGCTTTATCATGGGTTATTTCAAGGAACGTTACGGGATAGTTGGACTTGTGCCCAAGCGATCGCCCAAAATCGTCGGGAATTATTACAATTACGATTAGGCTTAAAAGGTAGACGGTTATCGAGTTTACCTTGGGAAGTGTTACACGCCGCAGATCGTCCCCTAGCAACAGGAACGGATGTGGTGTTTTCCCGTTACCAACCGGGGATGAATTCTATGCTCCACACCCAGGTTAGAAAACCCAATCAACCCTTAAAAATTTTAATCGCCATTGCGGCGCCCACTGACCAGAACACGCTACACCTAAAGCGGGAAGTGCTGCATTTACAAGAAGAACTCCGACGGGAAAATGGACGCAGTAGAAATACCTTAGAACCGACAACTCCTGATATTCAACTGACTATTTTAGAACAACCTGATCGCGAACAACTCACCCAAGCTTTAGAACAAGGTCAATATCAAGTTTTTCATTACGCCGGACATAGCAATTTAGGTGCTTCTGGGGGAGAATTATATTTAGTCAGTCGTCGGACGGGGTTAACAGAAACCCTGAGTGGGGATGATTTAGCAGGATTATTAGTCAATAATGGGGTGCAGATGGTGGTGTTAAATTCCTGTCGGGGCGCCTATGGAAATACACCCAATGTTAGTGATGATACCGCCCAATTAAATCTGGCTGAATATGCTGTTAAACGGGGAATTCCAGGGGTGTTAGCGATGGCGGAACGCATTCCCGATGATGTGGCGCTGACCTTAACGCGGTTATTATATCGAAATCTGAATCAGGGTTATCCGATTGATTTAAGTTTAAGTCGAGCTAGACAAGGATTAATTTCCTCTTACGGTTCCCATCAATTGTATTGGGCTTTACCGATTTTATATTTACATCGAGAATTTGATGGATATTTAACCGCAAGTCAACCCCATGATTCTATTGTGGAAGTCCCGGAATTTTTACCCTTGCCTTCTCCCCCCCCCGAACCGGGCTTAAAGTTAAAATCACCTTCTAAAACCCTATCATTATCTGAATGGGATAGTATGAACGAGGATGATGTTGAAGAGCTATTAGATGATCTGGTTTATGATGATAATTTAGGCGATCTCATTGAAGATCGATTAGATGATTTTGTCCCTGAAGATGAGGGAAGAAATGAATTAGGAAATACAGATTTTATTGGGGATTTTTTGCGTCAGTCAACGGTGACAGACTCTACACCCAAACCGACAACGGTTGAAAAATCCGACTTGTTAAAGTTAACATCAGTCTCGCCAAAATTAACTTCTTCTTCATCGGGTATCACCTCTGTTGATGGGTTAAAGGGAAAACGATTATTATGGGGACTTCCGTTGATCTTCCTGGCTCTCGGTTTTGGAATTTGGTTCGGTCAAAATCAAGTTTTACAATCCCAACGATTAGACCGAGAAGGAACGTCTTCTGAAACCACCTTAGTTCGAGCGAATTCTAATCAACCTCAAGCTACAGATTTAAAAACAGCTAATACAGATTATGTTTTAGGTATTGCCGTTGAACAATTTTATCAAAGAAATCTATTAGCGGCTGAAGAAGCTACCACAGAATTATTAGATCGAGGCGCATTAGAAAAAGCAAAAGCAGCATTAGCGGCGGTACAGGTTCAGGATCTCAATCATCCGATTGTTAATTTTCTCAATGGTCGGTTAGCTTGGCAATCCATTCAACAGGGAAGTGCAGATTATAAAATTGATGATGTGCGTCGATATTGGGAAAAAGCGGCTCAACAAAATCCTCAATCCGTTGAATATAAAAATGCCTTGGGTTTTGCTTATTATACCGAAGGAAAGTTAGAAAATGCTTATCAAGCTTGGACTCAAGTTTTAGAGATTTCTGAACCTGCTTTAGTGGGGAAAGCTAAACCGGGAACGGCTAATAATACCCTAACTCAAGTAGAACAACACGATAAGTTAACCGCTTATGCGGGTTTAGGATTGGTTTGGCGTAAATTTTCTCAAACTTTACCTCAAAAACAACAAAAATTTATGTTAAGTAAAGCCGCTAAATTTAGTGATAAAGTTATGAGTGAATCTCCCACAGAATTTAAAACTAATCAATTATCTCAAAATTGGATGTGGTCTAAAGAGTTAATTCGAGATTGGCAATTATTACAAGAAAACAAATAG
- a CDS encoding Txe/YoeB family addiction module toxin, producing MGAEGGQKQNREALFQSEFIEDLEYWVEIDRKMALRIIKMVKEILRDPFEGSGKPEPLKHDLAGCWSRRLNKEHRIVYRVSNHQIDFLQARYHYE from the coding sequence ATGGGTGCTGAGGGTGGGCAGAAGCAAAATCGTGAGGCATTGTTCCAATCTGAGTTTATTGAGGATCTGGAATATTGGGTCGAAATTGATCGAAAAATGGCACTTCGCATTATCAAGATGGTCAAAGAAATTCTGCGAGATCCCTTTGAAGGATCTGGTAAACCAGAACCTTTAAAGCATGATTTGGCTGGATGTTGGTCACGTCGTCTAAACAAAGAACACCGAATTGTTTATCGGGTCAGCAATCACCAAATTGATTTTTTGCAAGCACGATATCACTACGAGTAA